One segment of Prionailurus bengalensis isolate Pbe53 chromosome X, Fcat_Pben_1.1_paternal_pri, whole genome shotgun sequence DNA contains the following:
- the LOC122477885 gene encoding melanoma-associated antigen D2 isoform X3 codes for MSDTSEKGTGPTRFQAEASEKDSGLKIQSLLTVTQNSEVSETQKTSKAPEVSKATEVSKTPEVRETAATQASPTTKLTDTQVLAAEKKSLAADTKMQSADPQPVTLPATETKKVSCVANTKVNIKALEPEDPASQALADEPKPEGAAAQVQENQDTRPKVKAKKARKVKPLNGEEDGSSDQSQASGTTAGRRVSKALMASMARRASRGPIAFWARRASRTRLAAWARRALLSLRSPKARRGKARRRAAKLQSSQEPETPPPRDVALLQGRANDLVKYLLVKDQTKIPIKRSDMLKDIIKEYTDVYPEIIERAGYSLEKVFGIQLKEIDKNDHLYILLSTLEPTDAGILGTTKDSPKLGLLMVLLSIIFMNGNRSSEAVIWEVLRKLGLRPGIHHSLFGDVKKLITDEFVKQKYLDYARVPNSNPPEYEFFWGLRSYYETSKMKVLKFACKVQKKDPKEWAAQYREAMEADMKAAAEAAAEAKARAEIRARMGIGLGSENAAGPCNWDEADIGPWAKARIQAGAEAKAKAQESGGASSGASASASASGGFGASASLTATLTFGLFAGLGGAGASTSGSSGACGFSYK; via the exons ATGTCTGACACAAGCGAGAAAGGTACGGGTCCAACCCGCTTCCAG GCTGAAGCTTCAGAGAAGGACAGTGGCTTGAAAATACAGAGCCTATTGACAGTGACCCAGAACTCGGAGGTCTCAGAGACACAGAAGACATCAAAGGCACCAGAGGTCTCAAAGGCCACAGAGGTCTCAAAGACTCCAGAGGTTCGGGAGACAGCTGCCACTCAGGCCTCACCTACCACTAAGCTGACTGATACCCAGGTTCTGGCAGCTGAAAAGAAGAGTCTAGCAGCTGACACCAAGATGCAGAGTGCTGACCCTCAGCCTGTGACACTGCCTGCCACTGAGACCAAAAAGGTCAGCTGTGTGGCTAATACAAAGGTCAATATAAAGGCCCTGGAGCCTGAGGATCCTGCCTCTCAGGCTTTGGCAGATGAACCTAAGCCTGAGGGTGCAGCTGCTCAGGTTCAGGAGAATCAGGATACTAGGCCCAAGGTCAAGGCCAAGAAAGCCAGAAAG GTGAAGCCTCTGAATGGTGAAGAGGATGGCAGCAGTGATCAGAGTCAGGCTTCTGGAACCACAGCTGGCCGAAGGGTTTCAAAGGCCCTAATGGCCTCAATGGCCCGCAGGGCTTCAAGGGGCCCCATAGCCTTTTGGGCCCGCAGGGCATCAAGGACTCGGTTGGCTGCTTGGGCTCGGAGAGCTTTGCTCTCCCTGAGATCACCTAAGGCCCGTAGGGGCAAGGCTCGCCGCCGAGCTGCCAAGCTCCAGTCATCCCAGGAGCCTGAAACACCACCACCTCGGGATGTGGCCCTTTTGCAGGGGAGG GCAAACGATTTGGTAAAGTACCTCTTGGTTAAAGACCAGACAAAGATTCCCATCAAACGCTCAG ACATGCTGAAGGACATCATCAAAGAATACACTGATGTGTACCCTGAAATCATTGAACGAGCAGGCTATTCCTTGGAGAAG GTATTTGGGATTCAGTTGAAGGAAATTGATAAGAATGACCACTTGTACATTCTTCTCAGCACCTTAGAGCCCACTGATGCAGGCATACTGGGAAC GACTAAGGATTCACCAAAGCTGGGTCTCCTCATGGTGCTTCTTAGCATCATCTTTATGAATGGAAATCGGTCCAGTGAGG CTGTCATCTGGGAGGTGCTGCGCAAGCTGGGGCTGCGCCCTGG GATACATCACTCACTTTTTGGGGATGTGAAGAAGCTTATTACTGATGAGTTCGTGAAGCAGAA GTACTTGGACTATGCCAGAGTCCCTAATAGCAATCCCCCTGAGTATGAATTCTTCTGGGGCCTGCGCTCCTACTATGAGACCAGCAAGATGAAAGTCCTCAAGTTTGCCTGCAAG GTACAAAAGAAGGATCCCAAGGAATGGGCAGCTCAGTACCGAGAGGCAATGGAAGCAGATATGAAGGCTGCTGCCGAGGCTGCAGCTGAAGCCAAGGCGAGAGCTGAGATTAGAGCTCGAATGGGCATTGGGCTTGGCTCTGAAAATGCTGCTGGGCCCTGCAACTGGGACGAAGCTGATATTGGACCCTGGGCCAAAGCCCGGATCCAGGCGGGAGCTGAAGCTAAAGCCAAAGCCCAAGAGAGTGGTGGTGCTAGCTCTGGTGCTAGTGCCAGTGCTAGTGCCAGTGGTGGCTTTGGTGCCAGTGCCAGCCTAACTGCTACTCTCACATTTGGGCTCTTCGCGGGCCTTGGTGGAGCTGGTGCCAGCACCAGTGGCAGCTCTGGTGCCTGTGGTTTCTCCTATAAGTGA
- the LOC122477885 gene encoding melanoma-associated antigen D2 isoform X4: protein MRSREGGRAYWLRRRPPREAERGGTISGLERGGQSRSFGGPWRVDALFFKEKEAQLLPGQLETCLTQARKAEASEKDSGLKIQSLLTVTQNSEVSETQKTSKAPEVSKATEVSKTPEVRETAATQASPTTKLTDTQVLAAEKKSLAADTKMQSADPQPVTLPATETKKVSCVANTKVNIKALEPEDPASQALADEPKPEGAAAQVQENQDTRPKVKAKKARKVKPLNGEEDGSSDQSQASGTTAGRRVSKALMASMARRASRGPIAFWARRASRTRLAAWARRALLSLRSPKARRGKARRRAAKLQSSQEPETPPPRDVALLQGRANDLVKYLLVKDQTKIPIKRSDMLKDIIKEYTDVYPEIIERAGYSLEKVFGIQLKEIDKNDHLYILLSTLEPTDAGILGTTKDSPKLGLLMVLLSIIFMNGNRSSEAVIWEVLRKLGLRPGIHHSLFGDVKKLITDEFVKQKYLDYARVPNSNPPEYEFFWGLRSYYETSKMKVLKFACKVQKKDPKEWAAQYREAMEADMKAAAEAAAEAKIFLIPAVFLFEPGCILRNLLNTAL from the exons atgaggagcagagaggggggaagggcataCTGGCTGCGACGGAGGCCCCCTAGGGAGGCGGAAAGGGGCGGGACCATTTCCGGCCTAGAGCGGGGAGGGCAGTCTAGGAGTTTTGGAGGGCCTTGGAGAGTGGACGCACTCTTCTTTAAGGAGAAGGAG GCTCAGCTCTTGCCAGGCCAACTTGAGACATGTCTGACACAAGCGAGAAAG GCTGAAGCTTCAGAGAAGGACAGTGGCTTGAAAATACAGAGCCTATTGACAGTGACCCAGAACTCGGAGGTCTCAGAGACACAGAAGACATCAAAGGCACCAGAGGTCTCAAAGGCCACAGAGGTCTCAAAGACTCCAGAGGTTCGGGAGACAGCTGCCACTCAGGCCTCACCTACCACTAAGCTGACTGATACCCAGGTTCTGGCAGCTGAAAAGAAGAGTCTAGCAGCTGACACCAAGATGCAGAGTGCTGACCCTCAGCCTGTGACACTGCCTGCCACTGAGACCAAAAAGGTCAGCTGTGTGGCTAATACAAAGGTCAATATAAAGGCCCTGGAGCCTGAGGATCCTGCCTCTCAGGCTTTGGCAGATGAACCTAAGCCTGAGGGTGCAGCTGCTCAGGTTCAGGAGAATCAGGATACTAGGCCCAAGGTCAAGGCCAAGAAAGCCAGAAAG GTGAAGCCTCTGAATGGTGAAGAGGATGGCAGCAGTGATCAGAGTCAGGCTTCTGGAACCACAGCTGGCCGAAGGGTTTCAAAGGCCCTAATGGCCTCAATGGCCCGCAGGGCTTCAAGGGGCCCCATAGCCTTTTGGGCCCGCAGGGCATCAAGGACTCGGTTGGCTGCTTGGGCTCGGAGAGCTTTGCTCTCCCTGAGATCACCTAAGGCCCGTAGGGGCAAGGCTCGCCGCCGAGCTGCCAAGCTCCAGTCATCCCAGGAGCCTGAAACACCACCACCTCGGGATGTGGCCCTTTTGCAGGGGAGG GCAAACGATTTGGTAAAGTACCTCTTGGTTAAAGACCAGACAAAGATTCCCATCAAACGCTCAG ACATGCTGAAGGACATCATCAAAGAATACACTGATGTGTACCCTGAAATCATTGAACGAGCAGGCTATTCCTTGGAGAAG GTATTTGGGATTCAGTTGAAGGAAATTGATAAGAATGACCACTTGTACATTCTTCTCAGCACCTTAGAGCCCACTGATGCAGGCATACTGGGAAC GACTAAGGATTCACCAAAGCTGGGTCTCCTCATGGTGCTTCTTAGCATCATCTTTATGAATGGAAATCGGTCCAGTGAGG CTGTCATCTGGGAGGTGCTGCGCAAGCTGGGGCTGCGCCCTGG GATACATCACTCACTTTTTGGGGATGTGAAGAAGCTTATTACTGATGAGTTCGTGAAGCAGAA GTACTTGGACTATGCCAGAGTCCCTAATAGCAATCCCCCTGAGTATGAATTCTTCTGGGGCCTGCGCTCCTACTATGAGACCAGCAAGATGAAAGTCCTCAAGTTTGCCTGCAAG GTACAAAAGAAGGATCCCAAGGAATGGGCAGCTCAGTACCGAGAGGCAATGGAAGCAGATATGAAGGCTGCTGCCGAGGCTGCAGCTGAAGCCAAG ATATTCCTAATCCCAGCAGTCTTTCTCTTCGAGCCAGGGTGCATCCTCAGAAACCTACTCAACACAGCACTCTAG
- the LOC122477885 gene encoding melanoma-associated antigen D2 isoform X1 — MRSREGGRAYWLRRRPPREAERGGTISGLERGGQSRSFGGPWRVDALFFKEKEAQLLPGQLETCLTQARKAEASEKDSGLKIQSLLTVTQNSEVSETQKTSKAPEVSKATEVSKTPEVRETAATQASPTTKLTDTQVLAAEKKSLAADTKMQSADPQPVTLPATETKKVSCVANTKVNIKALEPEDPASQALADEPKPEGAAAQVQENQDTRPKVKAKKARKVKPLNGEEDGSSDQSQASGTTAGRRVSKALMASMARRASRGPIAFWARRASRTRLAAWARRALLSLRSPKARRGKARRRAAKLQSSQEPETPPPRDVALLQGRANDLVKYLLVKDQTKIPIKRSDMLKDIIKEYTDVYPEIIERAGYSLEKVFGIQLKEIDKNDHLYILLSTLEPTDAGILGTTKDSPKLGLLMVLLSIIFMNGNRSSEAVIWEVLRKLGLRPGIHHSLFGDVKKLITDEFVKQKYLDYARVPNSNPPEYEFFWGLRSYYETSKMKVLKFACKVQKKDPKEWAAQYREAMEADMKAAAEAAAEAKARAEIRARMGIGLGSENAAGPCNWDEADIGPWAKARIQAGAEAKAKAQESGGASSGASASASASGGFGASASLTATLTFGLFAGLGGAGASTSGSSGACGFSYK; from the exons atgaggagcagagaggggggaagggcataCTGGCTGCGACGGAGGCCCCCTAGGGAGGCGGAAAGGGGCGGGACCATTTCCGGCCTAGAGCGGGGAGGGCAGTCTAGGAGTTTTGGAGGGCCTTGGAGAGTGGACGCACTCTTCTTTAAGGAGAAGGAG GCTCAGCTCTTGCCAGGCCAACTTGAGACATGTCTGACACAAGCGAGAAAG GCTGAAGCTTCAGAGAAGGACAGTGGCTTGAAAATACAGAGCCTATTGACAGTGACCCAGAACTCGGAGGTCTCAGAGACACAGAAGACATCAAAGGCACCAGAGGTCTCAAAGGCCACAGAGGTCTCAAAGACTCCAGAGGTTCGGGAGACAGCTGCCACTCAGGCCTCACCTACCACTAAGCTGACTGATACCCAGGTTCTGGCAGCTGAAAAGAAGAGTCTAGCAGCTGACACCAAGATGCAGAGTGCTGACCCTCAGCCTGTGACACTGCCTGCCACTGAGACCAAAAAGGTCAGCTGTGTGGCTAATACAAAGGTCAATATAAAGGCCCTGGAGCCTGAGGATCCTGCCTCTCAGGCTTTGGCAGATGAACCTAAGCCTGAGGGTGCAGCTGCTCAGGTTCAGGAGAATCAGGATACTAGGCCCAAGGTCAAGGCCAAGAAAGCCAGAAAG GTGAAGCCTCTGAATGGTGAAGAGGATGGCAGCAGTGATCAGAGTCAGGCTTCTGGAACCACAGCTGGCCGAAGGGTTTCAAAGGCCCTAATGGCCTCAATGGCCCGCAGGGCTTCAAGGGGCCCCATAGCCTTTTGGGCCCGCAGGGCATCAAGGACTCGGTTGGCTGCTTGGGCTCGGAGAGCTTTGCTCTCCCTGAGATCACCTAAGGCCCGTAGGGGCAAGGCTCGCCGCCGAGCTGCCAAGCTCCAGTCATCCCAGGAGCCTGAAACACCACCACCTCGGGATGTGGCCCTTTTGCAGGGGAGG GCAAACGATTTGGTAAAGTACCTCTTGGTTAAAGACCAGACAAAGATTCCCATCAAACGCTCAG ACATGCTGAAGGACATCATCAAAGAATACACTGATGTGTACCCTGAAATCATTGAACGAGCAGGCTATTCCTTGGAGAAG GTATTTGGGATTCAGTTGAAGGAAATTGATAAGAATGACCACTTGTACATTCTTCTCAGCACCTTAGAGCCCACTGATGCAGGCATACTGGGAAC GACTAAGGATTCACCAAAGCTGGGTCTCCTCATGGTGCTTCTTAGCATCATCTTTATGAATGGAAATCGGTCCAGTGAGG CTGTCATCTGGGAGGTGCTGCGCAAGCTGGGGCTGCGCCCTGG GATACATCACTCACTTTTTGGGGATGTGAAGAAGCTTATTACTGATGAGTTCGTGAAGCAGAA GTACTTGGACTATGCCAGAGTCCCTAATAGCAATCCCCCTGAGTATGAATTCTTCTGGGGCCTGCGCTCCTACTATGAGACCAGCAAGATGAAAGTCCTCAAGTTTGCCTGCAAG GTACAAAAGAAGGATCCCAAGGAATGGGCAGCTCAGTACCGAGAGGCAATGGAAGCAGATATGAAGGCTGCTGCCGAGGCTGCAGCTGAAGCCAAGGCGAGAGCTGAGATTAGAGCTCGAATGGGCATTGGGCTTGGCTCTGAAAATGCTGCTGGGCCCTGCAACTGGGACGAAGCTGATATTGGACCCTGGGCCAAAGCCCGGATCCAGGCGGGAGCTGAAGCTAAAGCCAAAGCCCAAGAGAGTGGTGGTGCTAGCTCTGGTGCTAGTGCCAGTGCTAGTGCCAGTGGTGGCTTTGGTGCCAGTGCCAGCCTAACTGCTACTCTCACATTTGGGCTCTTCGCGGGCCTTGGTGGAGCTGGTGCCAGCACCAGTGGCAGCTCTGGTGCCTGTGGTTTCTCCTATAAGTGA
- the LOC122477885 gene encoding melanoma-associated antigen D2 isoform X5 — protein MSDTSEKGTGPTRFQAEASEKDSGLKIQSLLTVTQNSEVSETQKTSKAPEVSKATEVSKTPEVRETAATQASPTTKLTDTQVLAAEKKSLAADTKMQSADPQPVTLPATETKKVSCVANTKVNIKALEPEDPASQALADEPKPEGAAAQVQENQDTRPKVKAKKARKVKPLNGEEDGSSDQSQASGTTAGRRVSKALMASMARRASRGPIAFWARRASRTRLAAWARRALLSLRSPKARRGKARRRAAKLQSSQEPETPPPRDVALLQGRANDLVKYLLVKDQTKIPIKRSDMLKDIIKEYTDVYPEIIERAGYSLEKVFGIQLKEIDKNDHLYILLSTLEPTDAGILGTTKDSPKLGLLMVLLSIIFMNGNRSSEAVIWEVLRKLGLRPGIHHSLFGDVKKLITDEFVKQKYLDYARVPNSNPPEYEFFWGLRSYYETSKMKVLKFACKVQKKDPKEWAAQYREAMEADMKAAAEAAAEAKIFLIPAVFLFEPGCILRNLLNTAL, from the exons ATGTCTGACACAAGCGAGAAAGGTACGGGTCCAACCCGCTTCCAG GCTGAAGCTTCAGAGAAGGACAGTGGCTTGAAAATACAGAGCCTATTGACAGTGACCCAGAACTCGGAGGTCTCAGAGACACAGAAGACATCAAAGGCACCAGAGGTCTCAAAGGCCACAGAGGTCTCAAAGACTCCAGAGGTTCGGGAGACAGCTGCCACTCAGGCCTCACCTACCACTAAGCTGACTGATACCCAGGTTCTGGCAGCTGAAAAGAAGAGTCTAGCAGCTGACACCAAGATGCAGAGTGCTGACCCTCAGCCTGTGACACTGCCTGCCACTGAGACCAAAAAGGTCAGCTGTGTGGCTAATACAAAGGTCAATATAAAGGCCCTGGAGCCTGAGGATCCTGCCTCTCAGGCTTTGGCAGATGAACCTAAGCCTGAGGGTGCAGCTGCTCAGGTTCAGGAGAATCAGGATACTAGGCCCAAGGTCAAGGCCAAGAAAGCCAGAAAG GTGAAGCCTCTGAATGGTGAAGAGGATGGCAGCAGTGATCAGAGTCAGGCTTCTGGAACCACAGCTGGCCGAAGGGTTTCAAAGGCCCTAATGGCCTCAATGGCCCGCAGGGCTTCAAGGGGCCCCATAGCCTTTTGGGCCCGCAGGGCATCAAGGACTCGGTTGGCTGCTTGGGCTCGGAGAGCTTTGCTCTCCCTGAGATCACCTAAGGCCCGTAGGGGCAAGGCTCGCCGCCGAGCTGCCAAGCTCCAGTCATCCCAGGAGCCTGAAACACCACCACCTCGGGATGTGGCCCTTTTGCAGGGGAGG GCAAACGATTTGGTAAAGTACCTCTTGGTTAAAGACCAGACAAAGATTCCCATCAAACGCTCAG ACATGCTGAAGGACATCATCAAAGAATACACTGATGTGTACCCTGAAATCATTGAACGAGCAGGCTATTCCTTGGAGAAG GTATTTGGGATTCAGTTGAAGGAAATTGATAAGAATGACCACTTGTACATTCTTCTCAGCACCTTAGAGCCCACTGATGCAGGCATACTGGGAAC GACTAAGGATTCACCAAAGCTGGGTCTCCTCATGGTGCTTCTTAGCATCATCTTTATGAATGGAAATCGGTCCAGTGAGG CTGTCATCTGGGAGGTGCTGCGCAAGCTGGGGCTGCGCCCTGG GATACATCACTCACTTTTTGGGGATGTGAAGAAGCTTATTACTGATGAGTTCGTGAAGCAGAA GTACTTGGACTATGCCAGAGTCCCTAATAGCAATCCCCCTGAGTATGAATTCTTCTGGGGCCTGCGCTCCTACTATGAGACCAGCAAGATGAAAGTCCTCAAGTTTGCCTGCAAG GTACAAAAGAAGGATCCCAAGGAATGGGCAGCTCAGTACCGAGAGGCAATGGAAGCAGATATGAAGGCTGCTGCCGAGGCTGCAGCTGAAGCCAAG ATATTCCTAATCCCAGCAGTCTTTCTCTTCGAGCCAGGGTGCATCCTCAGAAACCTACTCAACACAGCACTCTAG
- the LOC122477885 gene encoding melanoma-associated antigen D2 isoform X6 — MQSADPQPVTLPATETKKVSCVANTKVNIKALEPEDPASQALADEPKPEGAAAQVQENQDTRPKVKAKKARKVKPLNGEEDGSSDQSQASGTTAGRRVSKALMASMARRASRGPIAFWARRASRTRLAAWARRALLSLRSPKARRGKARRRAAKLQSSQEPETPPPRDVALLQGRANDLVKYLLVKDQTKIPIKRSDMLKDIIKEYTDVYPEIIERAGYSLEKVFGIQLKEIDKNDHLYILLSTLEPTDAGILGTTKDSPKLGLLMVLLSIIFMNGNRSSEAVIWEVLRKLGLRPGIHHSLFGDVKKLITDEFVKQKYLDYARVPNSNPPEYEFFWGLRSYYETSKMKVLKFACKVQKKDPKEWAAQYREAMEADMKAAAEAAAEAKARAEIRARMGIGLGSENAAGPCNWDEADIGPWAKARIQAGAEAKAKAQESGGASSGASASASASGGFGASASLTATLTFGLFAGLGGAGASTSGSSGACGFSYK; from the exons ATGCAGAGTGCTGACCCTCAGCCTGTGACACTGCCTGCCACTGAGACCAAAAAGGTCAGCTGTGTGGCTAATACAAAGGTCAATATAAAGGCCCTGGAGCCTGAGGATCCTGCCTCTCAGGCTTTGGCAGATGAACCTAAGCCTGAGGGTGCAGCTGCTCAGGTTCAGGAGAATCAGGATACTAGGCCCAAGGTCAAGGCCAAGAAAGCCAGAAAG GTGAAGCCTCTGAATGGTGAAGAGGATGGCAGCAGTGATCAGAGTCAGGCTTCTGGAACCACAGCTGGCCGAAGGGTTTCAAAGGCCCTAATGGCCTCAATGGCCCGCAGGGCTTCAAGGGGCCCCATAGCCTTTTGGGCCCGCAGGGCATCAAGGACTCGGTTGGCTGCTTGGGCTCGGAGAGCTTTGCTCTCCCTGAGATCACCTAAGGCCCGTAGGGGCAAGGCTCGCCGCCGAGCTGCCAAGCTCCAGTCATCCCAGGAGCCTGAAACACCACCACCTCGGGATGTGGCCCTTTTGCAGGGGAGG GCAAACGATTTGGTAAAGTACCTCTTGGTTAAAGACCAGACAAAGATTCCCATCAAACGCTCAG ACATGCTGAAGGACATCATCAAAGAATACACTGATGTGTACCCTGAAATCATTGAACGAGCAGGCTATTCCTTGGAGAAG GTATTTGGGATTCAGTTGAAGGAAATTGATAAGAATGACCACTTGTACATTCTTCTCAGCACCTTAGAGCCCACTGATGCAGGCATACTGGGAAC GACTAAGGATTCACCAAAGCTGGGTCTCCTCATGGTGCTTCTTAGCATCATCTTTATGAATGGAAATCGGTCCAGTGAGG CTGTCATCTGGGAGGTGCTGCGCAAGCTGGGGCTGCGCCCTGG GATACATCACTCACTTTTTGGGGATGTGAAGAAGCTTATTACTGATGAGTTCGTGAAGCAGAA GTACTTGGACTATGCCAGAGTCCCTAATAGCAATCCCCCTGAGTATGAATTCTTCTGGGGCCTGCGCTCCTACTATGAGACCAGCAAGATGAAAGTCCTCAAGTTTGCCTGCAAG GTACAAAAGAAGGATCCCAAGGAATGGGCAGCTCAGTACCGAGAGGCAATGGAAGCAGATATGAAGGCTGCTGCCGAGGCTGCAGCTGAAGCCAAGGCGAGAGCTGAGATTAGAGCTCGAATGGGCATTGGGCTTGGCTCTGAAAATGCTGCTGGGCCCTGCAACTGGGACGAAGCTGATATTGGACCCTGGGCCAAAGCCCGGATCCAGGCGGGAGCTGAAGCTAAAGCCAAAGCCCAAGAGAGTGGTGGTGCTAGCTCTGGTGCTAGTGCCAGTGCTAGTGCCAGTGGTGGCTTTGGTGCCAGTGCCAGCCTAACTGCTACTCTCACATTTGGGCTCTTCGCGGGCCTTGGTGGAGCTGGTGCCAGCACCAGTGGCAGCTCTGGTGCCTGTGGTTTCTCCTATAAGTGA
- the LOC122477885 gene encoding melanoma-associated antigen D2 isoform X2, whose protein sequence is MRAQLLPGQLETCLTQARKAEASEKDSGLKIQSLLTVTQNSEVSETQKTSKAPEVSKATEVSKTPEVRETAATQASPTTKLTDTQVLAAEKKSLAADTKMQSADPQPVTLPATETKKVSCVANTKVNIKALEPEDPASQALADEPKPEGAAAQVQENQDTRPKVKAKKARKVKPLNGEEDGSSDQSQASGTTAGRRVSKALMASMARRASRGPIAFWARRASRTRLAAWARRALLSLRSPKARRGKARRRAAKLQSSQEPETPPPRDVALLQGRANDLVKYLLVKDQTKIPIKRSDMLKDIIKEYTDVYPEIIERAGYSLEKVFGIQLKEIDKNDHLYILLSTLEPTDAGILGTTKDSPKLGLLMVLLSIIFMNGNRSSEAVIWEVLRKLGLRPGIHHSLFGDVKKLITDEFVKQKYLDYARVPNSNPPEYEFFWGLRSYYETSKMKVLKFACKVQKKDPKEWAAQYREAMEADMKAAAEAAAEAKARAEIRARMGIGLGSENAAGPCNWDEADIGPWAKARIQAGAEAKAKAQESGGASSGASASASASGGFGASASLTATLTFGLFAGLGGAGASTSGSSGACGFSYK, encoded by the exons ATGCGC GCTCAGCTCTTGCCAGGCCAACTTGAGACATGTCTGACACAAGCGAGAAAG GCTGAAGCTTCAGAGAAGGACAGTGGCTTGAAAATACAGAGCCTATTGACAGTGACCCAGAACTCGGAGGTCTCAGAGACACAGAAGACATCAAAGGCACCAGAGGTCTCAAAGGCCACAGAGGTCTCAAAGACTCCAGAGGTTCGGGAGACAGCTGCCACTCAGGCCTCACCTACCACTAAGCTGACTGATACCCAGGTTCTGGCAGCTGAAAAGAAGAGTCTAGCAGCTGACACCAAGATGCAGAGTGCTGACCCTCAGCCTGTGACACTGCCTGCCACTGAGACCAAAAAGGTCAGCTGTGTGGCTAATACAAAGGTCAATATAAAGGCCCTGGAGCCTGAGGATCCTGCCTCTCAGGCTTTGGCAGATGAACCTAAGCCTGAGGGTGCAGCTGCTCAGGTTCAGGAGAATCAGGATACTAGGCCCAAGGTCAAGGCCAAGAAAGCCAGAAAG GTGAAGCCTCTGAATGGTGAAGAGGATGGCAGCAGTGATCAGAGTCAGGCTTCTGGAACCACAGCTGGCCGAAGGGTTTCAAAGGCCCTAATGGCCTCAATGGCCCGCAGGGCTTCAAGGGGCCCCATAGCCTTTTGGGCCCGCAGGGCATCAAGGACTCGGTTGGCTGCTTGGGCTCGGAGAGCTTTGCTCTCCCTGAGATCACCTAAGGCCCGTAGGGGCAAGGCTCGCCGCCGAGCTGCCAAGCTCCAGTCATCCCAGGAGCCTGAAACACCACCACCTCGGGATGTGGCCCTTTTGCAGGGGAGG GCAAACGATTTGGTAAAGTACCTCTTGGTTAAAGACCAGACAAAGATTCCCATCAAACGCTCAG ACATGCTGAAGGACATCATCAAAGAATACACTGATGTGTACCCTGAAATCATTGAACGAGCAGGCTATTCCTTGGAGAAG GTATTTGGGATTCAGTTGAAGGAAATTGATAAGAATGACCACTTGTACATTCTTCTCAGCACCTTAGAGCCCACTGATGCAGGCATACTGGGAAC GACTAAGGATTCACCAAAGCTGGGTCTCCTCATGGTGCTTCTTAGCATCATCTTTATGAATGGAAATCGGTCCAGTGAGG CTGTCATCTGGGAGGTGCTGCGCAAGCTGGGGCTGCGCCCTGG GATACATCACTCACTTTTTGGGGATGTGAAGAAGCTTATTACTGATGAGTTCGTGAAGCAGAA GTACTTGGACTATGCCAGAGTCCCTAATAGCAATCCCCCTGAGTATGAATTCTTCTGGGGCCTGCGCTCCTACTATGAGACCAGCAAGATGAAAGTCCTCAAGTTTGCCTGCAAG GTACAAAAGAAGGATCCCAAGGAATGGGCAGCTCAGTACCGAGAGGCAATGGAAGCAGATATGAAGGCTGCTGCCGAGGCTGCAGCTGAAGCCAAGGCGAGAGCTGAGATTAGAGCTCGAATGGGCATTGGGCTTGGCTCTGAAAATGCTGCTGGGCCCTGCAACTGGGACGAAGCTGATATTGGACCCTGGGCCAAAGCCCGGATCCAGGCGGGAGCTGAAGCTAAAGCCAAAGCCCAAGAGAGTGGTGGTGCTAGCTCTGGTGCTAGTGCCAGTGCTAGTGCCAGTGGTGGCTTTGGTGCCAGTGCCAGCCTAACTGCTACTCTCACATTTGGGCTCTTCGCGGGCCTTGGTGGAGCTGGTGCCAGCACCAGTGGCAGCTCTGGTGCCTGTGGTTTCTCCTATAAGTGA